One segment of Acidianus sp. HS-5 DNA contains the following:
- the mobB gene encoding molybdopterin-guanine dinucleotide biosynthesis protein B, with the protein MTCVFQIVGKKDSGKTTTILNILRQLKSKRKDLIVAVIKHSHHVIDDENKDTFKFKKEGADLVIFHSNDCALFFDCINFDYVSLLPADVVLIEGFKDLNLGEKIEIRSPEEAKDIAEEISKKSEECGKSPAIEVNGLKAEKSLLTTFLYTIMKKYGIKEIRIAD; encoded by the coding sequence ATGACATGCGTTTTTCAGATTGTTGGGAAGAAAGATTCTGGTAAGACAACTACAATACTTAATATTTTAAGACAACTGAAAAGTAAGAGAAAGGATTTAATAGTAGCAGTAATTAAGCATTCGCATCACGTTATTGACGATGAGAATAAAGATACTTTTAAATTTAAGAAAGAAGGAGCAGACTTAGTAATTTTTCATAGTAACGATTGTGCATTATTCTTTGATTGCATTAATTTTGACTATGTTTCATTATTACCTGCAGATGTAGTGCTAATAGAGGGATTTAAGGATTTAAATCTAGGAGAGAAAATTGAGATTCGTTCTCCTGAGGAAGCTAAAGATATTGCTGAAGAAATATCTAAAAAATCTGAAGAATGCGGGAAATCTCCAGCCATTGAGGTTAATGGCTTAAAGGCAGAAAAATCTTTACTTACAACTTTCTTATATACAATTATGAAAAAATACGGAATAAAGGAGATTAGAATTGCAGATTAA
- a CDS encoding molybdopterin molybdotransferase MoeA has protein sequence MMLIPLDEARKLVEETKFPKPPIREVDLLESVNKISMDDIISLQDIPEKDLSAMDGYAVRSEDTGKKLKVVGSLFPSSKEIPKINEGEAFYVTTGAPIPEGADAVCRIEATRREGDYVIIGEKMHKGKDIRPRGEDIKKGEKILTKGEKITPYHLGILAYEKIYKLNVLDINFAVFANGDEISPFPSNNGKVDSITPILIPLLSYFGNVKYLGVAKDNPADVEKFIEKASSFDFIISIGGSSVGEKDYVKKVIGKEGGKLLFEGVSVNVLKRGSLGLIKGKPILILPGQVISAITVFHEHGLHVISKMIGREIRNFEEIELGEEIEIKHNMDTTFLFENRGGKAYPLRWGVGLYSELYKASWFGVLKRGRKYERGEKILLQRFL, from the coding sequence TTGATGCTTATCCCTTTAGATGAAGCAAGAAAATTAGTTGAAGAAACAAAATTTCCAAAACCACCAATAAGAGAAGTTGATCTTCTAGAATCTGTGAACAAAATTTCTATGGATGACATAATCTCTTTACAGGATATTCCAGAGAAGGATTTATCTGCAATGGACGGTTATGCAGTAAGGAGTGAAGACACAGGAAAAAAACTGAAAGTTGTAGGCTCACTTTTTCCATCAAGCAAAGAAATTCCAAAAATTAATGAAGGAGAAGCTTTTTACGTTACTACAGGAGCACCTATACCAGAAGGTGCTGACGCAGTTTGCAGAATAGAAGCAACAAGAAGAGAAGGCGATTATGTTATAATAGGAGAAAAAATGCATAAGGGAAAGGATATAAGGCCTAGAGGAGAAGATATTAAAAAAGGAGAAAAAATTCTTACAAAAGGAGAAAAAATTACCCCTTACCATTTAGGAATTCTTGCCTATGAAAAAATATACAAGTTAAATGTACTTGACATAAACTTTGCAGTTTTCGCTAATGGAGATGAAATTTCTCCTTTTCCTTCTAACAACGGAAAAGTGGATTCAATAACTCCTATTTTAATTCCTCTACTATCCTATTTCGGCAACGTAAAGTATTTAGGTGTAGCTAAAGATAATCCTGCAGATGTAGAAAAATTTATTGAAAAAGCATCATCGTTTGATTTCATAATATCAATAGGGGGGTCTTCTGTCGGTGAAAAAGATTACGTTAAGAAAGTTATTGGAAAAGAAGGAGGAAAATTGCTCTTTGAAGGTGTTTCAGTTAACGTATTAAAGAGAGGAAGCCTCGGTTTAATAAAAGGAAAACCTATTTTAATTCTACCAGGGCAAGTGATTTCGGCAATAACAGTCTTTCATGAGCATGGCTTACATGTAATTTCAAAGATGATAGGAAGAGAAATAAGAAATTTTGAAGAAATAGAGCTTGGAGAAGAAATTGAAATAAAGCATAATATGGATACTACATTTTTATTCGAGAACAGAGGAGGAAAGGCTTACCCATTAAGGTGGGGTGTAGGACTTTATAGTGAGCTGTATAAAGCGTCTTGGTTCGGTGTTCTAAAGAGAGGAAGAAAGTATGAAAGAGGAGAAAAAATTCTTTTACAAAGATTCCTTTGA
- a CDS encoding molybdenum cofactor guanylyltransferase, which produces MKEEKKFFYKDSFDAIILAGGQSKRFGTDKCSFEIDGKTMLQRVAENFERPIIVSRTPRNSGTEVFDDGNGPIKALQIALEEVNKDKVFVTGCDFPFLKRKVIEYICSKNFEVVMPVLEYPQPLLGCYSTSFLRNSISTITSFQELINLANSIYLIGTEEIKMIDLSLDSLRNINRLTDFHIKIRIFTKSKILLR; this is translated from the coding sequence ATGAAAGAGGAGAAAAAATTCTTTTACAAAGATTCCTTTGATGCGATAATTTTAGCTGGAGGACAATCAAAAAGATTTGGAACAGACAAATGTTCTTTCGAGATAGATGGTAAAACAATGTTACAAAGAGTTGCAGAGAATTTTGAAAGACCTATAATAGTTTCCAGAACTCCAAGAAATTCTGGAACAGAAGTATTTGATGACGGTAATGGACCTATTAAAGCTTTACAAATTGCATTAGAAGAAGTAAATAAAGATAAGGTATTCGTAACTGGTTGCGATTTTCCTTTCCTTAAAAGAAAAGTCATTGAATACATATGCAGTAAGAATTTTGAAGTAGTAATGCCAGTTTTGGAATATCCACAACCACTTTTAGGCTGTTATTCAACTAGTTTTTTACGCAATAGCATATCAACTATAACATCGTTTCAAGAACTGATAAACCTTGCGAATAGTATTTATCTAATAGGAACTGAAGAAATAAAAATGATAGATTTAAGTCTTGATTCTCTTAGAAATATCAACAGATTAACTGATTTTCACATAAAAATAAGAATTTTCACAAAATCTAAGATTTTATTAAGATAA
- a CDS encoding diphthine--ammonia ligase produces the protein MKVCVLYSGGKDSTYALHWAVFKGFEITSLITLLPRREDSWMFQYPNVEFTKYQAEVMGMKLIQIPTSGEKDKELQDLYISFKRCEELGAQGIVTGALLSDYQRLNANIIAEKLSLKTYSPLWRKDQEKYMYELIDEGFEFIITSTSAYGFPHEILGKTIRRDDVDLIIRRAREYGFNPAFEGGEAETYVTNAPLFKKGLKVFGEIKRLGEDNWRFLIKRIL, from the coding sequence ATGAAAGTCTGCGTTTTATACTCAGGAGGAAAAGACAGCACTTATGCTCTCCATTGGGCTGTATTTAAAGGATTTGAAATCACATCTTTAATAACACTCCTGCCAAGAAGAGAAGACTCTTGGATGTTCCAATACCCTAATGTTGAATTTACGAAATATCAAGCTGAAGTTATGGGAATGAAGCTCATTCAAATACCCACGTCTGGCGAAAAAGATAAGGAATTACAGGATTTGTATATCTCCTTTAAGAGATGCGAGGAATTAGGAGCACAAGGTATAGTAACAGGAGCATTACTCTCCGATTATCAAAGGCTTAACGCAAATATCATAGCGGAAAAGCTTTCATTAAAAACATATTCACCTCTCTGGAGAAAAGACCAAGAGAAGTATATGTACGAACTGATTGATGAAGGCTTTGAGTTCATAATTACCTCAACTTCTGCTTATGGCTTTCCTCACGAGATTTTAGGAAAAACTATAAGAAGAGACGACGTAGATTTAATAATAAGAAGAGCAAGGGAATACGGCTTTAATCCAGCATTTGAAGGAGGAGAAGCAGAAACTTACGTTACTAATGCACCGTTATTTAAAAAAGGATTAAAAGTGTTTGGAGAAATAAAAAGATTAGGAGAGGATAATTGGAGGTTTTTAATAAAGCGTATACTTTGA
- a CDS encoding amidohydrolase, which yields MEVFNKAYTLKNCSFILDSEKILENVNIVIENGKIKNVGNETEGDEIDCSEYVVTPGFVNSHTHSAMIFLRGYYDDNELQEWLDKMWEKERTASRKLLKVSSELAVLEMLSSGTTAFVDMYFNPEDIVELSQQYGIRAAAGYTFLDEIFDPEEVAKMQGRLQETKLFKPIVNVHSVYATSEKTLLLAKDLAEEENTWINIHLSETRKEIYETKLRKGKFPVEYLQSLGIAKFQAVHLGWVASWEIEMLKNSIAVTHCPTSNMKLATAGAFPFYEMLNSGINVTIGTDGPASNNSLDIIREMKNAVLLQRHSYWDTRIKALHVFRAATENGYKLLRIKGGLIKEGYVADLVLFNKNDLYPLKKDRILSNIIYFSTKENISKIIINGKIIDKETLRKRIYEVSKKLNEMI from the coding sequence TTGGAGGTTTTTAATAAAGCGTATACTTTGAAAAACTGTTCATTCATATTAGACTCAGAGAAAATCTTAGAAAATGTAAATATAGTGATAGAAAATGGCAAAATAAAGAATGTAGGAAACGAAACTGAAGGAGATGAGATAGACTGTTCAGAATATGTAGTAACACCTGGCTTTGTAAATTCTCATACCCATTCCGCAATGATCTTCTTAAGAGGATATTATGACGATAATGAGTTACAAGAATGGCTAGACAAAATGTGGGAAAAGGAAAGAACAGCAAGCAGGAAATTATTAAAGGTGAGCAGTGAGCTCGCAGTATTGGAAATGCTATCATCTGGAACTACTGCATTTGTTGACATGTATTTTAATCCTGAAGACATAGTTGAATTATCTCAACAATACGGCATTAGAGCCGCAGCGGGATATACTTTTCTCGATGAAATCTTTGATCCAGAAGAAGTAGCTAAAATGCAAGGAAGACTACAAGAAACGAAATTATTTAAACCAATAGTTAACGTTCATAGCGTTTATGCTACAAGCGAGAAAACATTACTTCTAGCAAAAGACTTAGCGGAAGAAGAAAATACATGGATAAATATTCACTTATCTGAGACTAGAAAAGAAATTTACGAGACTAAACTAAGGAAAGGAAAATTTCCAGTAGAATACTTGCAGTCATTGGGAATAGCGAAATTTCAAGCAGTTCATTTAGGATGGGTAGCTAGTTGGGAAATAGAGATGCTAAAAAATTCTATTGCCGTAACTCATTGTCCTACTTCTAATATGAAACTAGCTACAGCAGGAGCTTTTCCGTTTTATGAAATGTTAAATTCCGGAATAAACGTTACAATAGGTACAGATGGTCCTGCAAGTAATAATTCTTTGGATATAATAAGAGAAATGAAGAATGCTGTATTATTACAACGCCACTCATATTGGGACACTAGAATTAAGGCATTACACGTATTTAGGGCAGCTACAGAAAACGGATACAAATTACTTAGAATAAAAGGAGGATTAATAAAAGAAGGTTACGTTGCAGATTTAGTATTATTCAATAAGAATGATCTTTATCCATTAAAGAAGGATAGAATACTGTCAAATATCATATATTTTTCAACTAAAGAAAATATAAGCAAGATAATAATCAACGGGAAAATAATAGACAAAGAAACATTGAGGAAAAGAATTTATGAAGTGTCAAAAAAACTAAATGAAATGATTTAA
- the lrs14 gene encoding HTH-type transcriptional regulator Lrs14, translating to MEQSQISGSRIKLPSGKDAGLVDILSFCYGLSETDVQVLMALMKGDARGTEELESDLKLSKASINRSLNKLLEMALVMRIKEPGNKAGRPRYLYKAKDYNELKSKILQDIKECSDKMASLVEAEFKP from the coding sequence ATGGAGCAAAGTCAGATAAGTGGGTCAAGAATAAAGTTACCATCTGGAAAAGATGCAGGGTTAGTAGATATATTGTCATTTTGTTATGGCCTTTCGGAAACTGACGTTCAAGTATTGATGGCATTGATGAAGGGAGATGCTAGAGGAACTGAAGAGCTTGAGAGTGACTTAAAGCTTTCTAAGGCTTCAATCAATAGGAGTCTTAATAAGCTCTTAGAAATGGCATTAGTAATGAGGATTAAGGAACCTGGAAACAAGGCAGGAAGACCAAGATACCTTTATAAAGCAAAAGATTATAACGAGTTGAAGTCTAAGATTCTACAAGACATTAAAGAATGCTCAGATAAGATGGCATCATTAGTTGAGGCAGAATTTAAACCTTAA
- a CDS encoding AbrB/MazE/SpoVT family DNA-binding domain-containing protein produces MADVEEIVKVSRNYQVTIPAKIRQKFQIKEGDLVKVIFDEKENAVKITLLKEPWK; encoded by the coding sequence ATGGCAGACGTTGAAGAAATCGTAAAAGTAAGTAGAAACTATCAGGTTACGATCCCAGCTAAAATAAGGCAAAAGTTTCAAATAAAGGAAGGAGATTTGGTTAAAGTAATTTTTGATGAAAAAGAAAATGCGGTAAAGATAACTCTACTCAAGGAACCATGGAAGTAA
- a CDS encoding TatD family hydrolase — protein MLVDIHAHLESQELKSRIDEILSKCEIKIINAGVNLDTNLQTLELARKYKNIIYPAIGFHPEYVEKANEELNNILPLTDEAIAISEIGLDYYWIKDEKLRKKEIEVLSTFLEIAEKSNKPVILHIRGGMTEFLQLIPSYRLTFIIHAFEGSIKIAKRILDLGGYISFPPIIVRDKLRREVAKEVPLDRLFTETDSPFLAPEKGKINEPCNVRITIDELSIIKGVDKEEIEKKIEENFYKIFPKIKKEK, from the coding sequence ATGCTAGTTGATATTCATGCTCATTTAGAGTCTCAGGAGCTAAAAAGTAGAATAGATGAAATATTATCTAAGTGCGAGATAAAAATTATAAATGCTGGAGTAAATTTAGATACCAATTTACAAACATTAGAACTTGCCAGAAAATATAAGAACATAATATATCCTGCAATAGGATTTCACCCGGAGTATGTAGAAAAAGCTAACGAAGAGTTAAATAATATACTTCCTTTAACGGATGAAGCAATAGCAATAAGCGAGATAGGATTAGATTACTACTGGATAAAAGATGAGAAATTAAGGAAAAAAGAGATCGAAGTACTATCAACTTTCCTAGAAATTGCAGAGAAGAGTAACAAGCCAGTAATCTTGCACATAAGGGGTGGAATGACCGAATTTCTTCAGTTAATACCATCATACAGATTGACCTTTATAATTCATGCATTTGAAGGAAGTATAAAAATTGCAAAAAGAATCCTGGATTTAGGCGGTTACATATCTTTTCCACCGATTATAGTCAGGGATAAATTAAGGAGAGAAGTTGCTAAAGAAGTTCCTTTAGATAGATTATTTACTGAAACAGATTCACCTTTTTTAGCACCAGAGAAAGGTAAAATAAATGAGCCGTGCAATGTACGCATTACAATAGACGAATTATCTATAATTAAAGGAGTAGATAAGGAAGAAATAGAAAAAAAGATTGAAGAGAATTTTTACAAGATATTTCCAAAAATTAAGAAAGAGAAATAA
- a CDS encoding oxidase, with translation MDKKERWELTWTIFVIVLFAIVIVGTLPEDFVVGGVPSVERCLVGVPTSKVINVHIISYQYLFKVNESGGGIISDEPGSTYYYNIMVGHPGEYLNITMHSADVTSNFYFADYSDRVVTDQIVPGLIAYDVLPVPNITGAYAFLGGEYNGPWFSYQTGLLLSLPYSGYFTSGNISLYEKQTSVAQSVALKGDPYNPPIIGPSTTFYLSGNQYGIFNDTVPGPTLITYAHKTVTVNMYMPTPDDDRNYLYNYSVSGKPYPVTSVDVGIYAVWWNGTITLVKEVPISYGTTMSFTFNATAPAYLYGIITPVYYNYNPCGLSSSIGPLIGVQKGYIMGAWGVMLVECD, from the coding sequence ATGGACAAAAAGGAAAGATGGGAATTAACTTGGACAATATTTGTAATAGTTTTATTTGCAATTGTAATAGTTGGGACATTGCCTGAAGATTTTGTAGTTGGAGGAGTTCCATCGGTAGAAAGGTGCTTAGTAGGAGTACCTACGTCTAAAGTTATTAATGTGCACATAATCTCCTATCAATATCTCTTTAAAGTAAATGAAAGCGGAGGAGGGATAATATCAGATGAACCAGGAAGTACTTATTACTATAACATAATGGTAGGTCACCCTGGTGAGTACTTGAATATTACAATGCATTCAGCAGATGTAACATCAAACTTCTATTTCGCTGATTATTCAGATAGAGTAGTAACGGACCAAATAGTGCCTGGTCTAATAGCATATGACGTGCTACCTGTACCAAATATAACCGGTGCATATGCATTCTTAGGCGGTGAATATAACGGACCATGGTTCAGTTATCAGACAGGATTATTACTAAGCTTACCGTACAGCGGTTACTTCACTTCAGGAAACATATCATTATATGAAAAGCAAACTTCAGTCGCTCAGAGCGTAGCGTTAAAGGGAGATCCTTACAATCCACCAATAATAGGACCTTCAACTACATTCTATTTATCTGGAAACCAGTACGGAATATTTAATGATACTGTTCCAGGTCCTACGTTAATAACTTATGCTCATAAGACTGTTACAGTTAACATGTACATGCCTACTCCAGATGACGATAGGAATTATTTGTACAATTATTCAGTTAGCGGTAAGCCATATCCAGTAACTTCAGTAGATGTAGGAATATATGCAGTATGGTGGAACGGTACGATTACTTTAGTTAAGGAAGTTCCAATATCATACGGTACTACAATGTCCTTTACATTTAATGCGACTGCACCAGCATACTTATACGGAATAATAACTCCAGTGTACTATAACTATAATCCTTGCGGATTGAGCAGTAGCATAGGTCCACTAATAGGAGTACAGAAAGGGTATATTATGGGCGCATGGGGAGTAATGCTTGTGGAGTGTGATTAA
- a CDS encoding cbb3-type cytochrome c oxidase subunit I: MSLKDLVISLFQLDKDWTTRIVMGMLVLGLIWGLLGVIDSLMVRIQETAWGTYGVLAMTSQEYYGGITLHAERDLFGFAEQVEFALFIYFTIKLLNIQPRAKWLLNAAFIAINISMMFMEGPIVVYPSFNDNYFSATDWYYLSPMGIPSYSQYVVSPLFFIGWLLLDSFTYMASVWIIYHYYIASKSLKEKLPVALVFFLMNTLLYAIGYSGVTAADIWDVLAYAGIVGLNPIANQIAFWIFGHAIVYMAWLPAVAAMYLLIPTLANKPLFSDRMGRVSALLYLIFSNNVPIHHLYMVNLPVAIKILQEVLTYAVVVPSMMTFLNLWATAKGAQVNFNVITAFISTAFAGAIAAGVTGIANATISFDSIIHNSMWVVGHFHAMILLSIVPAAMAVLYFMIPMMTGRQWYSSKMAWVHYIGYTIGASILIIGFEMIGFYGVVRRAEIYPRVPGLVLAENLATVGALLAEISTLVWFVNLVATLVKGRTAKLEGLSLGQLINTVAMSLDWTSAGFKLNNFNKIGKTMNNKALGIDWILGIIGALVIILSTIPLALGGDMYNAMPWAWIFLLTLGIILISYPVLKGAKSL; this comes from the coding sequence ATGAGTCTAAAGGATCTTGTAATTTCCTTATTCCAACTTGACAAGGACTGGACTACTAGAATCGTAATGGGCATGTTAGTGCTCGGCCTCATATGGGGCTTACTAGGTGTCATAGACTCGTTAATGGTTAGAATTCAAGAGACCGCATGGGGAACTTACGGAGTATTAGCAATGACTTCTCAGGAATATTACGGTGGAATAACATTGCATGCAGAGAGAGACTTATTCGGTTTTGCAGAACAAGTTGAGTTTGCACTCTTCATCTACTTTACTATAAAATTATTGAATATCCAACCTAGAGCAAAATGGTTACTCAACGCTGCATTTATTGCGATAAATATATCAATGATGTTCATGGAAGGACCTATTGTGGTATATCCATCATTTAATGATAACTACTTCTCTGCTACTGATTGGTATTATTTATCCCCAATGGGTATTCCATCTTATTCCCAATACGTAGTTTCTCCATTATTCTTCATAGGCTGGTTATTGCTTGATTCCTTCACTTACATGGCTTCCGTGTGGATTATTTATCATTACTATATTGCATCAAAGTCACTAAAGGAGAAATTGCCTGTAGCATTAGTATTCTTCCTAATGAATACCTTACTTTACGCTATAGGCTACTCTGGAGTAACTGCTGCTGATATTTGGGATGTTTTAGCATATGCAGGAATTGTAGGATTAAACCCAATAGCTAACCAAATAGCGTTCTGGATATTTGGTCATGCAATAGTTTACATGGCATGGTTGCCCGCAGTCGCAGCAATGTATTTATTGATACCTACACTGGCTAACAAACCATTATTCAGTGATAGAATGGGAAGAGTTTCAGCTCTTCTATACTTAATATTCTCTAATAACGTTCCAATACACCACTTATACATGGTTAATCTACCGGTTGCTATAAAGATACTTCAAGAAGTCCTAACATATGCAGTAGTTGTACCATCAATGATGACATTCCTTAACTTATGGGCTACTGCAAAAGGTGCTCAAGTTAATTTTAACGTAATTACGGCATTTATATCTACAGCATTTGCAGGAGCAATTGCAGCAGGAGTAACTGGAATTGCCAATGCAACAATATCATTCGACTCAATAATACATAACAGCATGTGGGTAGTTGGTCACTTCCACGCAATGATATTACTCTCAATAGTTCCTGCTGCAATGGCAGTATTGTACTTCATGATACCGATGATGACAGGAAGGCAATGGTATTCCAGTAAAATGGCATGGGTTCACTATATTGGTTATACTATAGGAGCTTCAATCCTTATAATCGGTTTTGAAATGATAGGTTTCTACGGTGTAGTAAGGAGAGCTGAAATATATCCAAGAGTTCCAGGTTTAGTGCTAGCTGAAAACTTAGCCACTGTAGGAGCATTACTTGCCGAGATCTCTACGTTGGTGTGGTTCGTAAACTTAGTTGCAACTCTAGTTAAAGGAAGGACTGCAAAGCTTGAAGGATTATCATTAGGTCAGCTCATTAACACGGTTGCCATGAGTTTAGATTGGACTTCTGCTGGGTTTAAACTTAATAACTTCAATAAAATAGGAAAAACTATGAATAACAAAGCTTTAGGGATAGATTGGATTCTAGGGATAATCGGTGCTCTAGTCATAATATTAAGTACTATACCTCTAGCATTGGGCGGAGATATGTATAATGCAATGCCCTGGGCATGGATATTCCTTCTAACGCTCGGTATAATATTAATTTCTTACCCAGTACTAAAGGGTGCGAAGAGTTTATAA
- a CDS encoding RsmB/NOP family class I SAM-dependent RNA methyltransferase, with translation MKDFLTTLLYFVEEKGYPLPVAFKKTKGIKKVKGINYDELYEISRLLLLSYNSLKGKRSKKVKQFLQGKYEILLPSWAREELSNYLNVRSFEGSLRYKTTWVRINTLKTDVDKVLKSLENQGVEFEQDKDVYYLIKVKDEKKLKSSEEYKEFKVLIQDKASVLTVEALEVEKGDKIIDLSSAPGSKASQIMQLGENNINLYVTDVNIDRLGREVSLLRRLGINMDKVHVIHQDSTMNSLLRADKVLLDAPCSSSGMVSNEPAIMVNLTKEKVIYYSKLQENMISEVLKINATYLIYSVCSIFPEEGEDHVLNLRTERPKISGERPYKSVNGVRLFPHINSTEGFFITKILL, from the coding sequence TTGAAAGATTTTTTAACCACCCTTTTATATTTCGTAGAAGAGAAAGGATATCCTTTGCCTGTAGCATTTAAAAAGACGAAGGGAATTAAGAAGGTTAAAGGAATAAATTACGATGAGCTGTATGAAATTTCAAGGTTGCTTTTACTTTCTTACAACTCTCTAAAAGGTAAGAGGTCAAAAAAGGTTAAACAATTTTTACAGGGTAAATACGAAATTCTTTTACCTTCATGGGCTAGAGAGGAGCTTTCTAACTACCTTAATGTCAGATCTTTTGAAGGCTCTTTAAGGTATAAAACTACGTGGGTTAGAATAAATACTCTAAAAACTGACGTTGACAAAGTTTTAAAATCCCTTGAAAATCAAGGTGTAGAATTTGAGCAGGACAAGGATGTTTACTATCTGATAAAGGTAAAAGATGAGAAGAAATTAAAGAGTAGTGAAGAATACAAGGAGTTCAAGGTCTTAATACAAGACAAAGCCAGTGTTTTAACTGTTGAGGCTTTAGAAGTAGAAAAGGGAGATAAAATTATAGATTTATCTTCTGCTCCAGGAAGTAAAGCGTCACAAATTATGCAGCTAGGTGAAAATAATATTAATCTTTATGTTACTGACGTTAATATTGATAGGCTTGGAAGAGAGGTTAGCCTTCTTAGAAGACTTGGGATTAATATGGATAAAGTTCACGTTATTCATCAAGATTCTACGATGAATTCTCTATTGAGAGCAGATAAAGTATTACTAGATGCTCCTTGTTCATCATCAGGAATGGTATCTAATGAACCCGCTATAATGGTTAATCTAACTAAGGAGAAAGTTATTTACTACTCTAAATTACAGGAGAATATGATTAGTGAAGTCCTAAAAATTAACGCCACCTACTTGATTTACTCTGTTTGTTCTATATTCCCAGAAGAGGGAGAAGATCACGTTTTAAATTTAAGAACTGAAAGACCTAAAATTTCCGGAGAAAGACCCTATAAGAGCGTTAACGGAGTAAGATTATTTCCTCATATTAACTCTACTGAAGGATTTTTTATAACTAAAATACTTTTGTAA